The following proteins come from a genomic window of Micromonospora echinofusca:
- a CDS encoding type 2 lanthipeptide synthetase LanM family protein, whose product MTSTPPAGATEHASSGVRLAPHWWAPGLALHERVPGRAVGAPGRPPADAPTDATTGGSGSDAARATTGGPGSDGAHGTTGAGGQAAADDAIGPDVERRLARWRAGHGPGLAARLAEVGLDESGLRGLLAEDPAALAARMTRPPWAQAVEAALAAAAAPRPQADPADWRAALAAPLRPFVDVAADRFRAGAGRIATRQTVDLNPLTDRFATALEDRLLAVAARTLVSELHRRRAAGLLAGADGRARFADFVAQLRDPAGLAELVERRPVLARLLAQAATTAARAGLELLTRFLADRDELVAALLGGADPGPLVAFRSNLGDAHTGGRTTTVLCFADGRSVVYKPRELASQVHFTAFVDWLERRAPGLGLRGVAALTRPGYGWSAHVDATALSHPEQADDFYRRQGALVALLHALHATDMHYENLIAAGDTPVVVDTETLFHPALGEAAGTGDPAADLLAASVHRTGLIPVIVVGDQGAMDLSGVGGDHGATAPVSALDWADPGTDRMRLTRRAVGFVGGRNRPRVGDAVVDPGAHEPALRAGFRLAYDTIRAHRREFTELASSCADVPVRLVARPTSAYHGLLTETTHPDVLGDALERDRAFGVLWSSAAGHPFLAQLPRHEVAALWAGDVPLFEGTPGSRTVRVAGSGEPLPVPLARRGLDTALDKIAALGEADRRQQEWIVAATLATRHPARDRHAGTPTSRPVADAAASPERLLAAACALADEIQARGVPGAGRVNWLGLELVDDRQWLVLPMGAGLANGHLGVALFLGQLAEVTGVARYAELARRAVAGVPGLFRLLGARPDLVAAIGPGGLYGLGGIAYGLARLSTLLADPGLAGQARAAVDLAAAASAGCSALAWADGGAGCLAAMHAVHAELDHAPAASLARDWADRLVDAVERDELPAEAGFAGGLAGIGWALGRYARTGGARYARAGRRALRGAGTPGAGDPAGYGWCRGAAGLALAHHALAPDTGPLDADALRLLTDRPLLDDLSLCHGELGVAEATRVLDGEGSATRRLAGRVLAAVDRHGARCGTPGNVPTPGLVDGLAGIGYGLLRLHGAGPVPSVLLLEPTPEPCSSG is encoded by the coding sequence GTGACCTCGACTCCCCCGGCCGGCGCCACCGAGCACGCCTCTTCCGGCGTACGGCTGGCTCCGCACTGGTGGGCGCCGGGGCTCGCGCTGCACGAACGCGTGCCCGGCCGGGCCGTCGGCGCACCGGGCCGGCCGCCCGCCGACGCGCCGACGGACGCCACGACGGGCGGGTCCGGCAGTGACGCAGCACGCGCCACGACCGGCGGCCCCGGCAGCGACGGCGCACACGGCACGACCGGCGCGGGCGGCCAGGCTGCCGCCGATGATGCCATCGGCCCGGACGTCGAGCGGAGGCTGGCCCGGTGGCGGGCCGGGCACGGGCCGGGCCTGGCGGCGCGGCTGGCCGAGGTGGGCCTGGACGAGTCGGGGCTGCGCGGGCTGCTGGCCGAGGACCCGGCCGCGCTCGCCGCCAGGATGACCCGCCCGCCGTGGGCGCAGGCCGTCGAGGCGGCGTTGGCCGCCGCGGCGGCGCCCCGGCCGCAGGCCGACCCGGCGGACTGGCGGGCCGCCCTCGCCGCGCCCCTGCGGCCGTTCGTCGACGTCGCCGCCGACCGGTTCCGCGCCGGCGCCGGCCGGATCGCGACGCGGCAGACGGTCGACCTGAACCCCCTCACCGACCGGTTCGCCACCGCGCTGGAAGACCGCCTGCTCGCCGTCGCGGCCCGCACGCTGGTCTCGGAGCTGCACCGGCGCCGCGCGGCCGGCCTGCTCGCCGGCGCCGACGGCCGGGCCCGCTTCGCCGACTTCGTGGCGCAGCTCCGCGACCCCGCCGGGCTGGCCGAGCTGGTCGAGCGCCGTCCGGTGCTCGCCCGCCTGCTGGCGCAGGCCGCCACCACGGCCGCCCGGGCCGGGCTGGAACTGCTGACCCGCTTCCTCGCCGACCGCGACGAGTTGGTGGCGGCCCTGCTCGGCGGCGCCGACCCCGGCCCGCTGGTCGCGTTCCGCAGCAACCTGGGCGACGCGCACACCGGCGGCCGGACGACCACGGTGCTGTGCTTCGCCGACGGCCGGAGCGTCGTCTACAAGCCGCGCGAGCTGGCCTCCCAGGTCCACTTCACCGCGTTCGTCGACTGGCTGGAGCGGCGGGCGCCGGGGCTCGGGCTGCGCGGGGTCGCCGCCCTGACCCGCCCCGGCTACGGCTGGTCGGCGCACGTCGACGCGACGGCACTGAGCCACCCCGAGCAGGCGGACGACTTCTACCGCCGGCAGGGCGCCCTGGTCGCGCTGCTGCACGCCCTGCACGCCACGGACATGCACTACGAGAACCTGATCGCCGCCGGTGACACCCCGGTCGTGGTGGACACCGAGACGCTCTTCCACCCCGCGCTGGGCGAGGCGGCGGGCACCGGCGACCCGGCCGCCGACCTGCTGGCCGCCTCGGTGCACCGCACCGGCCTGATACCGGTGATCGTCGTGGGCGACCAGGGGGCGATGGACCTCTCCGGCGTCGGCGGCGACCACGGCGCGACCGCCCCCGTCAGCGCCCTCGACTGGGCCGACCCGGGCACCGACCGGATGCGGCTGACCCGCCGGGCCGTCGGCTTCGTCGGCGGGCGCAACCGGCCCCGCGTCGGCGACGCCGTGGTCGACCCCGGTGCCCACGAGCCGGCCCTGCGGGCGGGGTTCCGGCTGGCGTACGACACGATCCGGGCCCACCGTCGCGAGTTCACCGAGCTGGCCAGCTCCTGCGCCGACGTCCCGGTGCGGCTGGTGGCCCGCCCCACCTCGGCGTACCACGGTCTGCTCACCGAGACCACGCACCCGGACGTGCTCGGCGACGCGCTGGAGCGCGACCGCGCGTTCGGCGTCCTCTGGTCCAGCGCCGCCGGGCACCCGTTCCTCGCCCAGCTCCCACGGCACGAGGTCGCCGCGCTGTGGGCGGGCGACGTACCGCTGTTCGAGGGCACGCCGGGCAGCCGGACCGTCCGGGTGGCCGGGAGCGGCGAGCCGCTGCCCGTACCGCTGGCCCGCCGCGGGCTCGACACCGCGCTGGACAAGATCGCCGCGCTGGGCGAGGCCGACCGGCGGCAGCAGGAGTGGATCGTCGCGGCGACGCTGGCGACCCGTCATCCCGCCAGGGACCGGCACGCCGGCACGCCGACGTCCCGGCCGGTCGCGGACGCCGCCGCCTCGCCGGAGCGCCTGCTCGCCGCCGCGTGCGCGCTGGCCGACGAGATCCAGGCCCGCGGCGTCCCCGGCGCCGGCCGGGTCAACTGGCTCGGCCTGGAGCTGGTCGACGACCGGCAGTGGCTCGTCCTGCCGATGGGGGCCGGGCTCGCCAACGGCCACCTCGGGGTCGCGCTCTTCCTCGGCCAGCTCGCCGAGGTGACCGGCGTCGCCCGCTACGCCGAGCTGGCCCGCCGGGCCGTCGCCGGGGTGCCGGGGCTGTTCCGCCTGCTCGGCGCGCGCCCGGACCTGGTGGCCGCCATCGGCCCCGGCGGGCTGTACGGCCTCGGCGGCATCGCGTACGGGCTCGCCCGGCTGTCCACCCTGCTGGCCGACCCCGGGCTCGCCGGGCAGGCCCGCGCGGCGGTGGACCTGGCCGCCGCCGCCAGCGCGGGATGCTCGGCCCTCGCCTGGGCCGACGGTGGCGCGGGCTGCCTCGCCGCCATGCACGCGGTGCACGCCGAGCTGGACCACGCGCCGGCGGCGTCGCTCGCCCGCGACTGGGCCGACCGGCTCGTCGACGCGGTCGAGCGCGACGAGCTGCCGGCGGAGGCCGGCTTCGCCGGCGGGCTGGCCGGCATCGGCTGGGCGCTGGGCCGCTACGCCCGCACCGGCGGCGCCCGGTACGCGCGGGCCGGCCGGCGCGCGCTGCGGGGGGCCGGCACCCCTGGTGCAGGCGATCCGGCGGGGTACGGCTGGTGTCGTGGCGCGGCCGGCCTGGCCCTCGCCCACCACGCCCTCGCCCCCGACACGGGTCCGCTCGACGCCGACGCGCTGCGCCTGCTCACCGACCGGCCGCTGCTCGACGACCTCAGCCTCTGCCACGGCGAGCTGGGCGTCGCCGAGGCGACCCGCGTCCTCGACGGCGAGGGGTCCGCGACGCGCCGACTCGCCGGTCGGGTCCTCGCCGCCGTCGACCGCCACGGGGCTCGCTGCGGTACGCCGGGCAACGTGCCCACCCCCGGTCTGGTCGACGGCCTCGCCGGCATCGGGTACGGGCTGCTGCGGCTCCACGGGGCCGGGCCGGTGCCGTCGGTGCTGCTGCTGGAACCGACCCCTGAACCGTGCTCCTCGGGTTGA
- a CDS encoding SGNH/GDSL hydrolase family protein translates to MRRTRLVSLALSLATALGVSLTMAAPAQAAATDRYVALGDSYASGVGAGSYTSESGSCQRSTKAYPALYAANIKPASYRSVACSGATTTSVINTQLSALSSTTTLVSVTVGGNDVGFASIMSTCVLQGTTQCVAAVQAAEDKARAQLPGLLRNVYNGIKTRAPNARVVVVGYPVFYQLGTVCVGLSATSRAKINEGINLVDDITRSAAVAAGFKFADVRAQFVGHQLCSYGDKWLHALNFATLGVSYHPTAAGQSGGYYPVFRSVAG, encoded by the coding sequence GTGCGGAGAACCCGTCTCGTTTCCCTCGCCCTGAGCCTGGCCACGGCTCTCGGCGTCAGCCTCACCATGGCAGCCCCCGCCCAGGCCGCCGCCACCGACCGCTACGTGGCGCTCGGTGACTCGTACGCCTCGGGCGTGGGCGCCGGCAGCTACACCAGCGAGAGCGGCTCCTGCCAGCGCAGCACCAAGGCCTACCCGGCGCTGTACGCGGCCAACATCAAGCCCGCGTCGTACCGCTCGGTCGCCTGCTCCGGTGCCACCACCACCAGCGTGATCAACACGCAGCTGTCGGCGCTCAGCTCCACCACCACGCTGGTCAGCGTCACGGTCGGCGGCAACGACGTCGGGTTCGCCAGCATCATGTCCACCTGCGTGCTCCAGGGCACCACCCAGTGCGTGGCCGCCGTGCAGGCCGCCGAGGACAAGGCCCGTGCCCAGCTGCCCGGCCTGCTGCGCAACGTCTACAACGGCATCAAGACCCGGGCCCCCAACGCCCGCGTGGTGGTCGTCGGCTACCCGGTCTTCTACCAGCTCGGCACGGTCTGCGTCGGCCTGAGCGCCACCTCGCGGGCGAAGATCAACGAGGGCATCAACCTGGTGGACGACATCACCCGCAGTGCCGCCGTCGCCGCCGGCTTCAAGTTCGCCGACGTGCGTGCGCAGTTCGTCGGGCACCAGCTGTGCAGCTACGGCGACAAGTGGCTGCACGCCCTCAACTTCGCCACCCTGGGCGTCTCGTACCACCCGACCGCGGCCGGCCAGTCCGGCGGCTACTACCCGGTCTTCCGCTCCGTCGCGGGCTGA
- a CDS encoding AfsR/SARP family transcriptional regulator: protein MEFRVLGPVGAWRGDAEVALDGAKQRTVLAALLLAEGRTVPDTRLCELLWGERPPATFAAQLYNYVSRLRKYLGAEVDIVRQWSGYQLRIGAAQLDLDEFERLAETGREALRDGRYAEAAERLHAALSLWRGPALSNVTEHFAAAETHRMAELRMAVLESRIEADLRLGRHVRLVPEITQLVAEHPLHEGLRGHLMTALLHCDRQADALAVYHEGRRVLADELGVDPGPLLAEAYQSILADPPAPAVVAEPSWHGVRPAMLPPGVGDFAGREEELSGLLRVLTAEPTDRPPVAVVTGMAGVGKSTLALHAAHLTRGAFPDGQLYADLGRASGNAVEPYDVLGWFLRSLGHAEAAIPKGLDERVRLYRSQLAGRRLLVMLDGTADYAQVCPLLPGDPGCQVIVTSRLRMPELAGATSIEVGTLDRRQALALLGRIIGAQRIAEEADAAERIVELCGRLSLGVRVAGSRLLARPHWSLGYLADRLADERYRLDELRLGSMDVRERLDSSYHQLADLGQLALRRLALLRTPAFPSWCTAEVLGVSRHAGEEVGEHLVDARLLEIVESDGGRRQRFRFHDLVRVFAREKADQADRVLVAGAGALSAVGS, encoded by the coding sequence ATGGAGTTTCGGGTACTGGGGCCGGTGGGGGCCTGGCGGGGTGACGCCGAAGTGGCACTGGACGGCGCGAAGCAGCGGACCGTGCTCGCGGCGCTGCTGCTCGCCGAGGGGCGTACGGTGCCGGACACCCGGCTGTGCGAGCTGCTCTGGGGGGAGCGCCCGCCGGCCACCTTCGCCGCCCAGCTCTACAACTACGTCTCGCGGCTGCGCAAGTACCTCGGCGCCGAGGTGGACATCGTCCGGCAGTGGTCGGGGTACCAGCTCCGCATCGGCGCCGCCCAGCTCGACCTCGACGAGTTCGAGCGCCTCGCCGAGACCGGGCGTGAGGCCCTGCGCGACGGCCGGTACGCCGAGGCCGCCGAGCGGCTGCACGCCGCCCTGTCGCTGTGGCGCGGCCCCGCTCTGTCCAACGTGACCGAGCACTTCGCGGCGGCCGAGACGCACCGGATGGCGGAGCTGCGGATGGCGGTCCTGGAGAGCCGGATCGAGGCCGACCTGCGGCTGGGCCGGCACGTGCGGCTGGTACCCGAGATCACCCAGCTCGTCGCCGAGCACCCGCTGCACGAGGGGCTGCGGGGCCACCTGATGACCGCCCTGCTGCACTGCGACCGGCAGGCCGACGCGCTGGCCGTCTACCACGAGGGCCGCCGGGTGCTGGCCGACGAACTGGGCGTGGACCCGGGGCCGCTGCTCGCCGAGGCGTACCAGTCGATCCTCGCCGACCCCCCGGCCCCGGCGGTCGTCGCGGAGCCGAGCTGGCACGGCGTACGGCCCGCGATGCTGCCGCCCGGCGTCGGTGACTTCGCCGGCCGGGAGGAGGAGCTGAGCGGGCTGCTGCGGGTGCTGACGGCCGAGCCGACGGACCGCCCGCCGGTCGCCGTGGTCACCGGGATGGCCGGCGTCGGCAAGAGCACGCTGGCCCTGCACGCGGCCCACCTCACCCGCGGCGCCTTCCCCGACGGCCAGCTCTACGCCGACCTCGGCCGCGCGAGCGGCAACGCCGTCGAGCCGTACGACGTGCTCGGCTGGTTCCTGCGCAGCCTCGGCCACGCCGAGGCGGCGATCCCGAAGGGCCTCGACGAGCGGGTCCGGCTCTACCGCAGCCAGCTCGCCGGCCGGCGGCTGCTGGTCATGCTCGACGGCACGGCGGACTACGCGCAGGTCTGCCCGCTGCTGCCCGGCGACCCGGGCTGCCAGGTCATCGTCACCAGCCGGCTGCGGATGCCGGAGCTGGCCGGCGCCACGTCGATCGAGGTCGGCACCCTGGACCGGCGGCAGGCGCTCGCGCTGCTCGGGCGGATCATCGGGGCGCAGCGGATCGCCGAGGAGGCCGACGCGGCCGAGCGGATCGTCGAGCTGTGCGGTCGGCTCTCGCTCGGCGTCCGGGTCGCCGGATCGCGACTGCTGGCGCGCCCGCACTGGTCGCTCGGGTACCTGGCGGACCGGCTCGCCGACGAGCGGTACCGGCTGGACGAGCTCCGGCTGGGCTCGATGGACGTCCGGGAACGGCTGGACAGCAGCTACCACCAACTCGCCGACCTGGGCCAGCTCGCCCTGCGCCGGCTGGCGCTGCTGCGCACGCCGGCCTTCCCGAGCTGGTGCACGGCGGAGGTGCTGGGGGTGTCCCGGCACGCTGGCGAGGAGGTGGGGGAGCACCTGGTCGACGCCCGGCTGCTGGAGATCGTCGAGTCCGACGGCGGCCGACGGCAGCGGTTCCGCTTCCACGACCTCGTGCGCGTCTTCGCCCGGGAGAAGGCCGACCAGGCCGACCGGGTGCTGGTGGCCGGCGCCGGGGCGCTGAGCGCGGTGGGAAGCTGA
- a CDS encoding ATP-binding protein produces MYRSSKFIGRDVELSAVRKSLESARAGRGGAVFVVGESGVGKSRLASRVAELATASGMRVMRGRGSTIGTAVPLRPLTEALLSLLRSGPVDPGALGPYGPILGRLVPDWGRPPADQENASLVILAEAVLRLTGVAGAGRGCLMLLDDLQDADTETLTVLEYLIDNLALQPTLLLGAIRAEPCAASTIARSAAQRGQCELIELGRLDDDELRQMVGACLDADPQRVPAAAHALVSTGSAGNPFLIEELVAGMVDGDLLIGGPEGWRMSEELPAGLPSTLARGMAQGVEQLDPRARELLSMGALLGQRFPLAVVQAATGLSDRGVLEHLCGDVAARLVTVDDQLTDWYAFRHRLTREALLTLLGPGDRAWLAQRMAEAVEAVYPGLPGEWCQVSATLHLEADNPETAGRLFTEAGRRAIAQGGATTAVALLDRAIGLLGDDPMARAAALEALLHALAEAGLVERALASVSTLDQIGGVDPRRRAQLHTRLAWAATVAGRSAEGLAQVEQARALLGPDAAAEDTAPVDVVAAHLVLDTAGQDQLATAEALARRAATVAETVPLPVVACQAWQLLGALVRHRDPAEATRCLERALAIAAQHRLPIWEIHALIRLGNDDALRDARLDRLEQARERATQAGAVTARHQAEASLALHAVLRGDFDTAAALVQQVLAATTRLKLLETTQYVLLVSAVLAAHRGRRREMEHALAEFRRWSGDQALHATRVHGLARAFCALLEEDRPRALDELARAFDAEAQSPTVFHLSGRHGLHLLLQVMSGEAGWPAYEAVQGDSASRLRWDLQFALFAKAVLLGRSGRPEAAAQAAAEAMRAGAPYAMSRHLALRLVCEAALADGWGTPVQWLRAAEEHFHSSDVPAVASACRALLRRAGVRLTQRRSGAGDIPAELRSVGVTVREYEVLRLLVGRLSNREIAARLHLSPRTVERHVSSLLGKTGLPNRIALSEFAAEMESA; encoded by the coding sequence GTGTACCGCTCCTCGAAGTTCATCGGTCGGGACGTCGAGCTCAGCGCGGTGCGCAAAAGCCTCGAATCGGCGCGGGCGGGCCGCGGCGGCGCGGTGTTCGTGGTCGGCGAGAGCGGCGTCGGCAAGTCCCGCCTCGCGTCGAGGGTCGCCGAGCTGGCCACCGCGTCGGGCATGCGGGTGATGCGCGGCCGGGGCAGCACGATCGGCACGGCGGTGCCGCTGCGGCCCCTGACCGAGGCGCTGCTGTCGCTGCTGCGCTCCGGGCCGGTCGATCCCGGCGCGCTCGGCCCGTACGGCCCGATCCTCGGCCGGCTCGTGCCCGACTGGGGGCGACCGCCGGCCGATCAGGAGAACGCGTCCCTGGTGATCCTCGCCGAGGCCGTCCTCCGGCTGACCGGGGTGGCCGGCGCGGGGCGGGGTTGCCTGATGCTGCTGGACGACCTCCAGGACGCCGACACGGAGACGTTGACGGTGCTGGAGTACCTCATCGACAACCTCGCCCTGCAACCAACCTTGCTGCTGGGAGCCATCCGGGCGGAGCCCTGCGCGGCGTCGACCATCGCCCGGTCGGCCGCCCAACGCGGTCAGTGCGAGCTCATCGAGCTGGGCCGGCTCGACGACGACGAGCTGCGGCAGATGGTCGGCGCGTGCCTCGACGCCGACCCGCAGCGGGTGCCGGCGGCCGCGCACGCCCTCGTCTCGACGGGCAGTGCCGGCAACCCCTTCCTGATCGAGGAACTCGTCGCCGGCATGGTCGACGGCGACCTGCTGATCGGCGGCCCCGAGGGCTGGCGGATGTCCGAGGAGCTGCCCGCCGGCCTGCCGAGCACCCTGGCGAGGGGCATGGCGCAGGGGGTCGAGCAGCTCGACCCCCGGGCCCGGGAGCTGCTCTCGATGGGTGCGCTGCTGGGGCAGCGTTTCCCGCTGGCCGTGGTGCAGGCGGCCACCGGGCTGAGCGACCGGGGCGTGCTGGAGCACCTGTGCGGTGACGTCGCGGCGCGGCTGGTCACGGTCGACGACCAGCTCACCGACTGGTACGCCTTCCGGCACCGGCTCACCCGGGAGGCGCTGCTCACCCTCCTCGGTCCCGGCGACCGGGCCTGGCTCGCCCAGCGGATGGCCGAGGCGGTGGAGGCGGTCTACCCCGGGCTGCCCGGGGAGTGGTGCCAGGTGTCGGCCACCCTGCACCTGGAGGCCGACAACCCGGAGACGGCCGGCCGGCTGTTCACCGAGGCGGGCCGGCGGGCGATCGCCCAGGGCGGCGCCACCACGGCGGTAGCCCTGCTGGACCGCGCGATCGGCCTGCTCGGCGACGATCCCATGGCGCGCGCGGCGGCCCTCGAAGCCCTGCTGCACGCCCTGGCGGAGGCGGGGCTGGTCGAGCGGGCGCTCGCCTCGGTCAGCACCCTCGACCAGATCGGTGGCGTCGACCCGCGCCGGCGGGCGCAGCTGCACACCCGGCTGGCCTGGGCGGCGACGGTCGCCGGCCGGTCGGCCGAGGGGCTGGCCCAGGTGGAGCAGGCGCGGGCCCTGCTCGGCCCGGACGCCGCCGCCGAGGACACCGCCCCGGTCGACGTGGTCGCCGCCCACCTGGTGCTGGACACCGCCGGCCAGGACCAGCTCGCCACCGCCGAGGCGCTGGCCCGCCGGGCCGCCACCGTCGCCGAGACCGTCCCGCTGCCCGTGGTGGCCTGCCAGGCCTGGCAGCTGCTCGGCGCGCTGGTCCGGCACCGCGACCCGGCGGAGGCGACCCGGTGCCTGGAACGGGCCCTGGCGATCGCCGCGCAGCACCGGCTGCCGATCTGGGAGATCCACGCGCTGATCCGCCTCGGCAACGACGACGCGCTGCGCGACGCGCGCCTGGACCGCCTCGAACAGGCCCGGGAGCGGGCCACCCAGGCCGGCGCGGTGACCGCCCGCCACCAGGCGGAGGCGAGCCTCGCCCTGCACGCGGTGCTGCGGGGCGACTTCGACACGGCGGCCGCCCTCGTCCAGCAGGTGCTGGCCGCCACCACCCGGCTGAAGCTGCTGGAGACGACCCAGTACGTGCTGCTGGTCAGCGCCGTACTGGCCGCGCACCGGGGGCGCCGCCGGGAGATGGAGCACGCGCTGGCCGAGTTCCGCCGGTGGAGCGGCGACCAGGCCCTGCACGCCACCCGCGTACACGGTCTGGCCCGGGCCTTCTGCGCGCTGCTGGAGGAGGACCGGCCCCGCGCCCTCGACGAGCTGGCCCGCGCGTTCGACGCCGAGGCGCAGAGCCCGACGGTCTTCCACCTCTCCGGCCGGCACGGCCTGCACCTGCTGCTCCAGGTCATGTCGGGTGAGGCCGGCTGGCCGGCCTACGAGGCGGTGCAGGGCGACTCGGCGAGCAGGCTGCGCTGGGACCTGCAGTTCGCGCTCTTCGCGAAGGCGGTGCTGCTCGGCCGCTCCGGTCGACCGGAGGCGGCGGCGCAGGCGGCAGCCGAGGCGATGCGGGCCGGGGCGCCGTACGCGATGAGCCGGCACCTCGCCCTGCGGCTGGTCTGCGAGGCCGCCCTCGCCGACGGCTGGGGAACGCCCGTGCAGTGGCTGCGCGCCGCCGAGGAGCACTTCCACTCGAGCGACGTGCCGGCCGTGGCCAGCGCCTGCCGGGCCCTGCTGCGCCGGGCGGGCGTACGGCTGACGCAGCGCCGCTCCGGCGCGGGCGACATCCCCGCCGAGCTGCGGTCGGTGGGCGTGACGGTGCGGGAGTACGAGGTGCTGCGGCTGCTGGTCGGGCGGCTGAGCAACCGGGAGATCGCCGCCCGGCTGCACCTGTCCCCGCGCACGGTGGAGCGGCACGTGTCCAGCCTGTTGGGCAAGACGGGCCTGCCGAACCGGATCGCGCTCAGCGAGTTCGCCGCCGAGATGGAGAGCGCCTGA
- a CDS encoding RICIN domain-containing protein translates to MTPPDSPRHPGRRRLALGVTAALAIVGAAVAVGPQPAAAATVDPAASYVLVNRHSGKAMDLWGWSTADGAPVNQYARNDLAVQQWRFVDVGGGYHQIRSAHSGKVLELPNAEDGVQLVQNTAVGGNTRQHFRLADSAGGYVRLVNRHSNKALDVWQWSTADGAMISQYQDLDGANQQWQLIAVGSGGTGCGSGAYQAEAVLSGGTWTARNGGTTVYTGSDMRAAVQAAVNSLGAGRTNKQRVVVRGSGSMSAGSRISLPSYTAIDVCGTINVTGSGSGDQAPIYSRGTRQVEVGHLTVTGTPLYGIFLRNVTDVVLGRIDMRLGGGLGIRIDNRGDTSQWSRNVRIDTAYVSGASSHAVETYGVDGLTIGTVTARNVGESGLLLNQTINATVTTVDAENAGAGTGYAAFRMANRNGRVGSDYPTNVRVGTVRARGGGRGIFCVSESGGAAIDRVDIADTGNNAILIENCQGVDIAAGGGTISGGGEVRLAERTEFPGNRDITLRNFTLVNSRIVENPCADNLTISNVRLSNSTVNRC, encoded by the coding sequence ATGACACCACCCGACTCCCCCCGACACCCCGGCCGCCGTCGCCTCGCCCTGGGGGTCACGGCCGCACTGGCGATCGTCGGCGCCGCCGTGGCGGTCGGACCGCAGCCCGCCGCTGCGGCCACCGTCGACCCCGCCGCCAGCTACGTGCTCGTCAACCGGCACAGCGGCAAGGCCATGGACCTGTGGGGCTGGTCCACCGCCGACGGCGCGCCGGTCAACCAGTACGCCCGCAACGACCTGGCCGTGCAGCAGTGGCGCTTCGTCGACGTGGGCGGCGGCTACCACCAGATCCGCTCGGCGCACAGCGGCAAGGTGCTGGAACTGCCCAACGCCGAGGACGGGGTCCAGCTCGTCCAGAACACCGCCGTCGGCGGCAACACCCGTCAGCACTTCCGGCTCGCCGACTCCGCCGGCGGGTACGTCCGCCTGGTCAACCGGCACTCGAACAAGGCGCTCGACGTCTGGCAGTGGTCCACGGCCGACGGCGCGATGATCTCGCAGTACCAGGATCTCGACGGCGCCAACCAGCAGTGGCAGTTGATCGCTGTCGGCTCCGGCGGCACCGGCTGCGGCAGCGGCGCGTACCAGGCCGAGGCGGTGCTCAGCGGCGGCACCTGGACCGCCCGCAACGGCGGCACCACCGTGTACACCGGCAGCGACATGCGCGCCGCCGTCCAGGCAGCCGTGAACAGCCTCGGCGCCGGGCGGACCAACAAGCAGCGTGTGGTCGTACGGGGCTCCGGCTCGATGAGCGCCGGCTCGCGGATCTCCCTGCCCAGCTACACCGCGATCGACGTGTGCGGCACCATCAACGTCACCGGCTCGGGCAGCGGCGACCAGGCGCCGATCTACTCCCGCGGCACCCGCCAGGTCGAGGTCGGGCACCTCACCGTCACCGGCACCCCGCTCTACGGGATCTTCCTGCGCAACGTCACGGACGTCGTGCTGGGCCGGATCGACATGCGGCTCGGCGGCGGGCTCGGGATCCGCATCGACAACCGCGGGGACACCAGCCAGTGGAGCCGCAACGTCCGGATCGACACCGCGTACGTCTCCGGCGCCAGCTCGCACGCGGTCGAGACGTACGGCGTGGACGGGCTGACCATCGGCACCGTCACGGCGCGCAACGTGGGCGAGTCGGGTCTGCTGCTCAACCAGACCATCAACGCCACCGTCACCACCGTCGACGCCGAGAACGCCGGCGCCGGCACCGGGTACGCCGCCTTCCGGATGGCCAACCGCAACGGGCGGGTGGGCTCCGACTACCCGACGAACGTCCGGGTGGGCACCGTCCGGGCGCGCGGCGGCGGCCGGGGGATCTTCTGCGTCTCCGAGTCCGGCGGCGCCGCCATCGACCGGGTGGACATCGCCGACACCGGCAACAACGCGATCCTGATCGAGAACTGCCAGGGGGTGGACATCGCGGCCGGCGGCGGCACGATCAGCGGCGGCGGCGAGGTGCGGCTGGCCGAGCGCACCGAGTTCCCCGGCAACCGGGACATCACGCTGCGCAACTTCACCCTGGTGAACAGCCGGATCGTGGAGAACCCCTGCGCGGACAACCTGACCATCAGCAACGTGCGGCTGAGCAACTCCACCGTCAACCGCTGCTGA
- a CDS encoding class I SAM-dependent methyltransferase: MRRARAAARPAVPPALSALLRPGHGAAPEDQGFEPGSMQAVLASNVLHATLRISAALRHCHALLKPGGVLVVDEMTSRLDHDTLTFGLAEGWWRHADDEPRVPASPLLDVAGWRAALGRAGFVDVRAHSVPGLADGEQVQTVFVATATGACGTSG, from the coding sequence CTGCGCCGCGCTCGTGCAGCAGCACGTCCGGCAGTTCCTCCGGCGCTATCCGCGCTCCTTCGCCCAGGCCATGGAGCTGCGCCCGAGGACCAGGGCTTCGAGCCCGGCTCGATGCAGGCGGTCCTGGCCAGCAACGTCCTGCACGCCACGCTGCGGATCTCCGCCGCGCTGCGGCACTGCCACGCGCTGCTCAAGCCGGGCGGCGTCCTGGTGGTCGACGAGATGACCAGCCGCCTCGACCACGACACGCTGACGTTCGGCCTGGCCGAGGGGTGGTGGCGGCACGCGGACGACGAGCCGAGGGTGCCGGCGTCGCCGTTGCTCGACGTGGCGGGGTGGCGGGCCGCGCTGGGCCGGGCGGGCTTCGTCGACGTACGGGCGCACTCCGTGCCCGGCCTCGCCGACGGCGAGCAGGTGCAGACGGTGTTCGTGGCGACCGCCACGGGCGCCTGCGGGACGTCCGGCTGA